The Gammaproteobacteria bacterium genome has a window encoding:
- a CDS encoding phosphopantetheine-binding protein yields the protein MAEMSGLEREVAALIVNTLNLEEVGVDEIDPVQPLFREGLGLDSIDALELALAISKRYGFQLKSDDSQNQQIFASLRALSQHIEQNRVT from the coding sequence ATGGCCGAGATGTCCGGGCTGGAGCGTGAAGTCGCAGCACTGATCGTGAACACGCTCAATCTTGAAGAAGTCGGCGTTGACGAGATCGACCCGGTGCAGCCGCTGTTCCGCGAGGGACTGGGGTTGGATTCCATCGATGCGCTCGAGCTGGCGCTGGCCATTTCCAAGCGTTACGGCTTTCAGCTCAAGTCCGACGACAGCCAGAATCAGCAGATCTTCGCCTCCCTGCGCGCCCTGAGCCAGCACATCGAGCAAAACCGGGTCACCTGA
- a CDS encoding ketosynthase has translation MRLWPLLLVAYPLTVHLSVIYGYPLPATLLLVTLLAISLMRAVVVRNRNSLIFLAIYILATLAMFEFAGLHGTLFLPPVAMNAAVALFFARSLMPGHTDLITQIALQVRPDRAPHVLRYTRRVSWAWMWFAAAMALLSAGLAAYAPLEVWSLFTNFLNYLLLVIFFVVELGLRRLVLRGEPQSGLRDTLRALARIDYRQVFLT, from the coding sequence ATGCGTCTCTGGCCGTTGCTGTTGGTGGCATATCCCCTGACCGTCCATCTCAGCGTAATTTATGGCTACCCGCTTCCGGCCACCCTGCTGCTGGTCACGCTGCTGGCCATCAGCCTGATGCGCGCCGTGGTGGTGCGCAACCGCAACAGTCTGATCTTTCTCGCTATTTATATTCTCGCCACGCTGGCGATGTTCGAGTTCGCCGGGCTGCACGGCACCCTGTTCCTGCCGCCGGTGGCCATGAATGCCGCGGTGGCGTTGTTCTTCGCCCGTTCGCTGATGCCCGGCCATACCGATCTCATCACCCAGATCGCGCTCCAGGTGCGCCCCGACCGGGCGCCTCACGTGTTGCGCTATACCCGCCGCGTAAGCTGGGCGTGGATGTGGTTCGCGGCCGCCATGGCGCTGCTGTCCGCCGGCCTGGCCGCCTACGCGCCGCTCGAGGTCTGGTCGCTGTTTACCAATTTTCTCAACTACCTGTTGCTGGTGATCTTCTTCGTGGTCGAATTGGGATTGCGCCGCCTGGTATTGCGCGGGGAACCCCAATCGGGGCTGCGTGACACGCTGCGCGCCCTGGCCCGGATCGATTACCGGCAAGTTTTTCTGACGTGA